Proteins found in one Acidobacteriota bacterium genomic segment:
- a CDS encoding GWxTD domain-containing protein, which translates to MRKTHLAVWMLVPVLLIAAALASASVQKQSLPSSYKKWLEEEVVYIITSIEKEVFLKLQSDRERDMFIEAFWKQRDPTPGTPDNEFRTEHYRRISHANRYLGRETPRPGWRTDRGRIYIILGEPGEIQRFDGSSGVYAAEIWFYQNKEDLGLPTGFNVVFFKEGGHGEYRLYSPTRDGPQALLAGYMGSPTNYEQAYQDLREIQPALASVSLSLVPGDSSGTFGRPSLSSDVLIQRIETTPQSVIRDIYARKFLEYKDIVEVEYTANYMDSEALLRVFRGPSTGTAFVHFAIQPMRLSVNQFDRRYMTTLKLNGNLTALDGRRVYQFDRTYNIELTEEQIRAANVQPFNLLDAFPIVPGEYRLSLLLKNEISKEFSSFEQNLSVPAEGAGILLTPPLLTYRTAAAGEVPGALRSFQLGPIRLYAQPNRVFLRNETLGVVFQVLGLDREKLDAVGIRVSFTRDGEIISEKSYRASQFPQLPNVVLEFDLSEFPPAHYGVRVAVVSGGRDIVTSAEEFDVTYAEAMPRPWVFSRLSPAAGSAVQELVLGTQFFNLGRISEARLYLERAAAGMPDSAEAALALANLLASQEEYASAAGVLEKFLVDDAGADYEVFIQAGTAFREAGDPGRALEIFEQAVKRFGINASLLNAVGECHFDLGNASEARAAWERSLELSSDQPEIRKKIENITKK; encoded by the coding sequence ATGAGAAAAACTCATTTGGCGGTTTGGATGCTCGTCCCGGTCTTGTTGATCGCCGCCGCTCTGGCTTCGGCATCCGTCCAGAAACAGTCCCTTCCCTCTTCCTATAAGAAGTGGCTGGAGGAAGAAGTCGTCTATATCATTACCTCCATCGAGAAGGAGGTCTTCCTAAAGCTTCAATCCGACCGCGAAAGGGACATGTTCATCGAGGCCTTCTGGAAACAGCGTGACCCCACGCCGGGAACGCCGGACAACGAATTCCGGACGGAGCATTACCGCCGGATCAGCCATGCCAACCGCTATCTCGGCCGGGAGACTCCGCGCCCGGGCTGGCGCACGGACAGGGGTCGGATCTACATCATCCTGGGTGAACCGGGCGAAATCCAAAGATTTGACGGCAGCTCCGGTGTCTATGCCGCCGAAATCTGGTTTTACCAGAATAAGGAGGATCTCGGCCTCCCGACGGGATTCAATGTCGTTTTCTTCAAGGAAGGCGGCCACGGCGAATACCGTCTCTATAGTCCGACGCGCGACGGGCCCCAGGCGCTCCTGGCCGGATATATGGGCAGCCCGACGAATTATGAACAGGCTTACCAGGACCTCCGGGAGATCCAGCCGGCCCTGGCCAGTGTTTCCCTATCCCTGGTTCCCGGCGACTCGTCGGGGACCTTTGGACGGCCGTCGCTGTCGTCGGATGTCCTTATTCAGCGCATCGAAACGACTCCCCAGAGCGTGATCCGGGATATCTATGCGCGCAAGTTTCTCGAATACAAGGATATCGTCGAGGTCGAATACACGGCCAATTACATGGACAGCGAGGCGCTGCTGCGGGTTTTTCGTGGGCCGTCGACGGGAACGGCCTTCGTCCACTTCGCCATTCAGCCGATGAGGCTCTCCGTCAATCAGTTCGACCGGAGATACATGACGACTCTCAAGCTCAACGGCAATCTGACGGCCCTCGACGGCCGCCGGGTCTACCAGTTCGACAGGACTTACAACATCGAGCTCACGGAAGAGCAGATTCGCGCGGCCAACGTCCAGCCCTTCAACCTCCTGGATGCCTTTCCCATTGTTCCCGGTGAGTACCGCCTGTCGCTTCTGCTCAAGAATGAAATTTCCAAGGAATTCTCCTCTTTTGAACAGAACCTGTCCGTGCCCGCCGAGGGTGCGGGTATACTCCTGACGCCTCCCCTCCTGACCTACCGGACGGCCGCCGCCGGGGAGGTCCCGGGGGCCTTGCGGTCCTTCCAGCTCGGGCCGATCCGGCTCTACGCACAGCCGAACCGGGTTTTTCTGCGCAACGAGACGCTCGGCGTCGTTTTTCAGGTGCTGGGTTTGGACAGGGAGAAACTCGACGCCGTCGGGATCCGGGTTTCCTTCACGCGGGACGGGGAGATCATCAGCGAAAAGTCCTATCGCGCCTCCCAATTTCCCCAACTTCCCAATGTCGTTCTGGAATTCGACCTATCCGAATTTCCGCCCGCCCACTACGGTGTCCGGGTCGCTGTCGTTTCCGGCGGCCGGGATATCGTGACGTCCGCGGAAGAATTTGACGTCACCTATGCCGAAGCAATGCCTCGTCCCTGGGTCTTCTCGCGCCTCTCCCCGGCGGCCGGGTCGGCCGTGCAGGAACTCGTTCTGGGCACGCAGTTTTTCAATCTCGGCCGCATCTCCGAGGCCCGCCTTTATTTGGAACGGGCCGCGGCGGGAATGCCGGATTCCGCCGAAGCGGCGTTGGCGCTGGCCAACCTCCTGGCGTCGCAGGAAGAATACGCCTCCGCGGCCGGCGTTCTGGAGAAGTTTCTTGTCGACGACGCCGGGGCCGACTACGAGGTCTTCATTCAAGCGGGAACGGCGTTCAGGGAGGCTGGCGATCCCGGCCGGGCGCTCGAAATCTTCGAGCAGGCCGTAAAAAGGTTCGGGATCAACGCTTCGCTTCTGAATGCGGTCGGAGAATGCCACTTCGATCTGGGCAACGCTTCCGAAGCCCGGGCAGCCTGGGAAAGATCTTTGGAGCTCAGCTCCGACCAGCCCGAAATCCGAAAAAAAATCGAAAACATCACAAAGAAATAA
- the mnmA gene encoding tRNA 2-thiouridine(34) synthase MnmA — protein sequence MRRRKIRAAVAMSGGVDSSVAAAILKEEGYDVLGFTMLLFDALPSSGDCGNAGLPGGPDATAAAARAAERFGIPHHVVDLRKDFARRVIEPFRRAYGRGRTPNPCILCNRFIKFGALFRGVRASGADFLATGHYARISRRENPREWRLEKARDATRDQSYFLYTLTQPRLARILFPVGNMTKSAVKAMARSLGLSAAERPESREICFIPGDDYQAYLRNTAPGLFRPGPIVDTSGALRGSHKGIAGYTIGQRRGLGIAAPRPLYVIALEATARTVRVGEEEALYRKTLRAGDVRFISRVKPRRPFRVSARIRYKHAESPALVTPGKDGTAVVEFDKPQRAISPGQAVVFYDGDTVLGGGVILT from the coding sequence ATGAGGAGAAGAAAAATACGGGCGGCCGTCGCCATGAGCGGAGGCGTGGATTCCTCCGTCGCCGCGGCCATCCTCAAGGAAGAGGGCTATGATGTTCTGGGTTTCACCATGCTTCTGTTCGATGCCTTGCCCTCTTCTGGGGATTGCGGAAATGCCGGCCTGCCGGGAGGTCCGGACGCAACCGCAGCCGCGGCGCGCGCCGCCGAACGCTTCGGCATCCCGCATCATGTTGTGGATCTGCGCAAGGATTTCGCCCGGCGGGTGATCGAGCCCTTCCGCCGGGCCTACGGCCGGGGCCGGACACCGAATCCCTGCATCCTCTGCAATCGGTTCATCAAGTTCGGCGCTCTCTTTCGCGGAGTCCGGGCTTCAGGTGCCGATTTCCTGGCTACGGGACATTATGCCCGCATCAGCCGACGGGAAAACCCCAGGGAATGGCGGTTGGAGAAAGCCCGGGACGCAACACGCGACCAATCCTACTTCCTTTACACCCTGACACAGCCGCGCCTCGCCCGAATTCTGTTTCCCGTCGGCAACATGACTAAAAGCGCCGTTAAAGCCATGGCTCGTTCGCTCGGTCTTTCCGCCGCCGAAAGACCCGAAAGCCGCGAGATCTGTTTCATCCCGGGTGACGACTACCAGGCTTATCTGAGGAATACGGCTCCCGGCCTTTTCCGTCCGGGCCCGATCGTCGATACGTCGGGAGCCTTGCGGGGGAGTCATAAGGGGATTGCCGGCTACACGATCGGCCAGCGCCGCGGCCTCGGAATCGCCGCTCCCCGGCCGCTCTATGTCATCGCCCTTGAAGCGACGGCGCGGACCGTCCGGGTCGGGGAAGAAGAGGCGCTTTATCGGAAAACCCTTCGGGCCGGCGACGTGCGCTTCATCTCCCGCGTGAAACCGCGCCGGCCCTTCAGAGTCTCGGCCCGGATCCGCTACAAACACGCCGAATCTCCGGCCCTCGTCACCCCCGGAAAAGACGGCACGGCCGTCGTGGAATTCGACAAGCCCCAGCGCGCGATTTCTCCGGGACAGGCCGTGGTATTTTACGACGGAGACACGGTCCTCGGCGGGGGCGTCATTCTGACCTGA
- a CDS encoding glycyl-radical enzyme activating protein, whose protein sequence is MKASIFDIKRYAVHDGPGIRTAVFFKGCPLRCRWCHNPEGVETRAELLTRPGICARCYACLETCPHGALRKDKDGSVVVDHNLCDTCAACVEACPTGALQIAGRTIGLFELLDEVEKDRIFYDQSGGGVTLTGGEPLLQHEFAGAFLDALRQRRIHSVLDTSGYAPEDVFRRTAARADLLLFDLKTVDDSRHRNSTGVSNRLILDNLKWAASSGPPVNIRVPLVSGVNDDADEIGRMADFIVSLGTVRSVNLLPYHKGGVEKAEKLGKASAFPEFPALRPERIREIRDLYRDRGLAVKTGG, encoded by the coding sequence GTGAAAGCTTCAATTTTCGACATCAAGCGCTATGCCGTGCATGACGGTCCCGGCATCCGGACGGCCGTCTTTTTCAAGGGCTGTCCCCTGCGCTGCCGCTGGTGTCACAATCCCGAGGGTGTGGAGACGCGAGCGGAACTGCTGACGCGGCCTGGGATTTGCGCCCGATGCTACGCCTGTCTTGAAACCTGTCCGCACGGGGCGCTGCGAAAAGACAAGGACGGGTCTGTGGTTGTGGATCACAATCTCTGCGATACCTGCGCCGCCTGCGTTGAGGCCTGCCCGACGGGCGCGCTCCAGATCGCCGGGCGGACCATTGGTCTTTTCGAGCTTCTGGACGAAGTCGAAAAAGACCGCATTTTCTACGACCAGTCCGGAGGCGGCGTCACGCTGACCGGCGGCGAGCCTTTGCTGCAACACGAATTCGCCGGGGCGTTTCTCGATGCTCTCCGGCAAAGGCGCATTCATTCCGTTCTGGACACTTCGGGCTATGCGCCGGAGGATGTCTTCCGCCGGACGGCCGCCCGGGCGGATCTTCTGTTGTTCGATCTCAAGACGGTGGATGATTCCCGGCACCGGAATTCGACCGGAGTTTCCAACCGCCTCATTCTTGACAATTTAAAATGGGCCGCCTCATCAGGGCCGCCCGTCAACATCCGCGTTCCCCTCGTTTCCGGCGTCAATGACGACGCGGACGAGATCGGGCGGATGGCCGACTTCATTGTCTCCCTGGGAACGGTTCGATCCGTGAATCTTCTTCCCTATCACAAGGGCGGCGTGGAAAAGGCCGAAAAACTGGGAAAGGCCTCGGCTTTTCCGGAGTTCCCCGCACTTCGGCCGGAGAGAATCCGGGAGATTCGGGATCTTTACCGGGACCGCGGATTAGCAGTCAAAACAGGAGGATGA
- a CDS encoding thioesterase, whose product MEIKLVTTYGIHTYEVDFEGRVHPASLLNYLQDAAGRHALAHGFSVPDLVRKGLTWVLSRYHARIFRYPMLGENVEVQTWPSGRQGVFALRDFIMTGADGGTVLTATSSWMILDLKSKKPVRMDGLIPAEAVLEERALPDDFRSLPEVEETPDPVRFPVRRQDLDFNRHVNNVVYIQWGLEAVPRDVLMTSRPSRIEISYKAEAFLGDAILSGAREEAGGEGRTFLHRIARESDGAEIARMRTSWA is encoded by the coding sequence ATGGAAATCAAACTTGTCACGACTTACGGCATTCATACTTATGAAGTCGATTTCGAGGGCCGGGTCCATCCGGCCTCACTTTTAAATTATCTCCAGGATGCCGCGGGGAGGCATGCCCTCGCCCACGGCTTCTCGGTTCCCGATCTTGTCCGAAAAGGCTTGACCTGGGTCCTGTCCCGCTATCATGCCCGGATATTCCGATACCCGATGTTGGGCGAAAACGTCGAGGTTCAAACCTGGCCGTCGGGCCGTCAGGGCGTGTTCGCTCTCCGCGACTTCATAATGACGGGTGCGGACGGCGGGACCGTCTTGACGGCGACGAGTTCCTGGATGATTCTTGATCTGAAATCGAAAAAACCCGTCCGGATGGACGGTTTGATTCCGGCCGAGGCCGTCCTCGAGGAACGGGCGCTCCCCGATGATTTCCGATCGCTGCCCGAAGTCGAGGAGACGCCGGATCCGGTGCGCTTCCCCGTCCGCAGACAGGACCTGGACTTCAACCGCCACGTCAACAATGTCGTCTACATCCAATGGGGGTTGGAGGCCGTTCCCCGAGATGTCCTCATGACGTCTCGGCCGTCGCGCATCGAAATCTCCTACAAGGCCGAGGCCTTTCTCGGCGATGCGATCCTCTCCGGGGCGAGGGAGGAGGCCGGCGGCGAGGGACGAACGTTCCTGCACCGGATCGCCCGCGAATCCGACGGCGCCGAAATCGCCAGAATGCGGACCTCCTGGGCTTAA
- a CDS encoding glycyl radical protein has product MNERIQKLRQQSLDAPPSISSERARLVTEFYASPESRGISVPMQRARVFRHIMENKAVCINDGEIIVGERGPAPKATPTYPEVTCHSLEDLDILNSRPKTSFAVDAGTKKVYKDTVIPFWKGRSMRDRIFAEMTPEWKDAYEAGVFTEFMEQRAPGHTVLGGTIYRKGLLEIKNDIAAALAGLDFLNDPEALDKQEELRAMAVCANALVTYARRHAAAARDLAAGEKKALRKAELEKIAEVCERVPAEAPRDFHEALQAYWFVHIGVITEYNTWDSFNPGRLDQHLQPFYKAGLDEGTLTVESARELLQAFWVKFNNQPAPPKVGVTAEESGTYTDFALINVGGLKEDGTDAVNDLSYLILDVIEEMRLLQPSSMVQISAKGPDRFLLRALKIVKTGFGQPSIFNTDAIVKELIRQGKSVQDARAGGASGCVEAGAFGREAYILTGYFNLPKIFEITLHNGLDPRTGKRIGLETGEPSSFATFDDVFEAYGRQIRHFADIKVRGSNVIEKLYMDVLPAPFLSLLIEDCIARGRDYHGGGARYNTNYIQGVGMGTITDILASVKHHVFEKKTVALTELVDVLDRNFENREDLRRIFLNKTPKYGNDDDAADSLMTRVFETYFEAVDGRPTPRGGRYRINLLPTTAHVYFGKVTGATADGRKAGEPVSEGISPVQGADRHGPTAVIKSVGKMDHIRTGGTLLNQKFTPQLLEDEDGLWKLAQLVRSYFRMDGHHIQFNVVTADLLKEARKHPEKHRDLIVRVAGYSDYFVDCSAELQEEIIQRTEHHDY; this is encoded by the coding sequence ATGAACGAAAGAATACAAAAACTCAGGCAGCAATCCCTGGACGCGCCGCCCTCGATCAGCTCGGAACGAGCCCGGCTGGTCACCGAGTTTTATGCAAGTCCCGAGTCACGCGGGATTTCCGTCCCCATGCAGAGAGCCCGGGTCTTCAGGCACATCATGGAAAACAAGGCGGTCTGCATCAACGACGGCGAGATCATCGTCGGAGAACGCGGTCCGGCCCCCAAAGCGACCCCGACTTATCCCGAGGTCACCTGTCACAGCCTCGAGGATCTGGATATCCTGAACAGCCGGCCCAAGACCTCCTTCGCCGTGGATGCCGGAACGAAAAAAGTGTATAAGGACACGGTCATCCCGTTCTGGAAGGGCCGGTCCATGAGGGACCGCATTTTCGCCGAGATGACGCCGGAGTGGAAAGACGCCTACGAGGCCGGAGTCTTCACCGAGTTCATGGAACAGCGGGCCCCGGGACACACGGTTCTGGGCGGGACGATTTATCGCAAGGGCCTGCTTGAGATCAAGAACGACATCGCGGCCGCCCTGGCCGGCCTCGATTTTCTCAACGATCCCGAGGCTCTCGACAAACAGGAGGAGCTTCGGGCCATGGCGGTTTGCGCGAACGCGCTTGTCACCTACGCCCGTCGCCACGCCGCGGCCGCCCGCGATCTTGCCGCCGGGGAAAAGAAGGCTCTCCGCAAAGCCGAACTCGAAAAAATCGCCGAGGTCTGCGAGCGCGTTCCGGCCGAGGCGCCTCGGGATTTCCATGAAGCCCTGCAGGCCTATTGGTTCGTCCATATCGGCGTCATCACCGAGTACAACACCTGGGATTCCTTCAACCCCGGCCGTCTCGACCAGCATCTCCAGCCGTTCTACAAAGCCGGTCTGGACGAGGGAACGCTGACCGTCGAAAGCGCCCGGGAACTTCTTCAGGCTTTCTGGGTCAAGTTCAACAACCAGCCCGCGCCGCCCAAGGTCGGGGTGACGGCCGAAGAAAGCGGCACCTATACCGACTTCGCCCTCATCAACGTCGGCGGCCTCAAGGAGGACGGCACGGACGCGGTGAACGACCTCTCCTATCTCATCCTCGACGTCATCGAGGAGATGCGCCTTCTGCAACCGAGCTCCATGGTCCAGATCAGCGCCAAAGGTCCGGACCGGTTTCTGCTGCGGGCGCTCAAGATCGTCAAAACGGGATTCGGCCAGCCGTCGATTTTCAACACCGATGCCATCGTCAAGGAACTCATCCGCCAGGGAAAATCCGTCCAGGACGCCCGTGCCGGCGGCGCCAGCGGCTGCGTCGAGGCCGGCGCCTTCGGTCGCGAGGCCTACATTCTCACGGGATATTTCAATCTGCCGAAAATCTTTGAGATCACGCTTCACAACGGGCTCGATCCGCGGACCGGAAAGAGAATCGGGCTCGAAACAGGCGAACCGTCGTCATTCGCAACATTCGACGATGTGTTCGAAGCCTACGGACGGCAAATCCGGCATTTCGCCGACATCAAGGTCCGCGGCAGCAACGTCATCGAGAAACTCTACATGGATGTTCTTCCGGCGCCGTTTCTCTCGCTTCTCATCGAGGACTGCATCGCCCGGGGGAGGGACTATCACGGTGGAGGCGCCCGGTACAACACGAACTATATTCAGGGCGTCGGCATGGGCACGATCACGGACATTCTGGCGTCCGTCAAACACCATGTTTTTGAAAAGAAAACCGTCGCCCTGACCGAACTCGTCGACGTCCTCGACCGGAATTTCGAGAACCGCGAGGACCTGCGGCGGATCTTCCTCAACAAGACGCCGAAATACGGAAACGACGACGACGCAGCCGACTCCCTCATGACACGGGTCTTCGAGACGTATTTCGAGGCCGTGGACGGGCGGCCGACGCCGCGAGGCGGGCGCTACCGGATCAATCTCCTGCCCACAACGGCCCACGTCTATTTCGGCAAGGTGACGGGGGCGACGGCGGACGGCCGGAAGGCCGGCGAGCCCGTCTCCGAAGGCATCTCGCCCGTCCAGGGCGCCGACCGTCACGGACCCACGGCCGTCATCAAGTCGGTGGGCAAGATGGACCATATCCGGACCGGAGGAACGCTCCTCAACCAGAAATTTACGCCCCAGCTTCTCGAAGATGAAGACGGCTTGTGGAAGCTCGCGCAGCTTGTCCGGTCCTACTTCCGCATGGACGGCCACCACATCCAGTTCAACGTCGTCACAGCCGATCTCCTCAAGGAGGCCCGCAAGCATCCCGAAAAGCACCGCGACCTCATCGTCCGCGTGGCCGGGTACAGCGACTATTTCGTCGATTGCAGCGCCGAACTTCAGGAGGAGATCATCCAGCGCACCGAACACCACGACTATTGA
- the tyrS gene encoding tyrosine--tRNA ligase, whose product MPENVYDELKARGFIAQVSDEEAVRRMIGGERVTFYIGFDGTAESLHAGSLVPIMAMMHLKRAGHRPIAIVGGGTTMVGDPSGRTEMRRILDEETIRAFGRRIQDQLDRYLHFDGDASLALDNADWLLSLNYIAFLRDIGRHFSVNRMLTAEAYKLRLEKGLSFIEFNYQLLQAYDYLVLFRRYGCRLQMGGDDQWGNILAGVDLIRRVESAQVEALTFPLLTTAGGAKMGKTAEGAVWLDAGMFSPYDYYQYWINCDDRDVGRFLKLYTLLSLDEIAGLAPADAGAEALRAAKRILAFEATKITHGENAAAEARAASEAAFGGAGDVAALPTTVIAADRLKAGVGVVDLIVESGLTSSRGEAKRLIQQGGITAGETRVDALDRVFTDAEIGPEGILLRAGKKKVRRILAG is encoded by the coding sequence ATGCCCGAAAATGTGTACGACGAACTGAAAGCGCGAGGTTTCATCGCCCAAGTCTCCGACGAGGAGGCCGTCCGCCGCATGATCGGCGGCGAGAGGGTGACGTTCTATATCGGCTTCGACGGCACGGCCGAAAGCCTGCATGCCGGAAGCCTTGTGCCCATCATGGCCATGATGCATTTGAAGAGGGCCGGGCACCGTCCCATCGCCATTGTCGGCGGCGGGACGACCATGGTCGGCGACCCAAGCGGGCGGACTGAAATGAGGCGGATTCTCGACGAAGAGACCATCCGCGCCTTCGGCCGGAGGATCCAGGACCAGCTCGACCGCTATCTTCACTTCGACGGCGACGCCTCCCTGGCCCTCGACAACGCCGACTGGCTTCTGTCCCTGAATTATATAGCCTTCCTCAGGGACATCGGCCGCCATTTCAGCGTCAACCGGATGCTGACCGCCGAAGCCTACAAGCTCCGCCTGGAAAAGGGCCTGTCCTTCATCGAATTCAACTACCAACTCCTTCAGGCCTATGACTATCTCGTGCTGTTCCGGCGTTACGGCTGCCGTCTCCAGATGGGCGGCGACGACCAGTGGGGGAACATCCTGGCCGGTGTCGATCTCATCCGCCGGGTCGAGAGCGCCCAGGTCGAAGCCCTGACGTTCCCGCTCCTGACGACGGCGGGCGGGGCGAAGATGGGAAAGACGGCCGAGGGCGCCGTCTGGCTCGACGCCGGAATGTTCAGCCCCTACGATTATTACCAGTACTGGATCAACTGCGACGACCGCGATGTCGGGCGTTTTCTGAAGCTCTACACGTTGCTCTCCCTGGACGAGATTGCCGGGCTCGCGCCGGCCGATGCCGGCGCGGAGGCTCTGCGCGCGGCCAAGCGGATTCTGGCCTTCGAAGCCACGAAAATCACGCATGGTGAGAACGCCGCGGCGGAGGCCCGGGCGGCTTCGGAGGCGGCCTTCGGCGGCGCCGGGGATGTCGCGGCCCTTCCGACCACGGTCATCGCCGCGGACCGTCTGAAGGCCGGCGTGGGCGTTGTCGATCTTATTGTGGAATCCGGGCTGACCTCCTCGAGAGGTGAGGCCAAACGTCTCATCCAGCAGGGCGGAATTACCGCGGGCGAGACCCGAGTGGATGCCCTGGACCGGGTTTTCACGGATGCCGAAATCGGACCCGAAGGGATTCTCCTCCGCGCCGGAAAAAAGAAAGTCCGCCGCATCCTGGCCGGCTGA
- a CDS encoding tetratricopeptide repeat protein: protein MITRISKPGAKKRLVRGGLVAAILIACLVPSTAQENLGRGRVTGQVVDNSGNPIEDALIVAQSLQSTAKLEGKSDRKGNFAIAGFGTGMWRFTATKEGYASAFVDQEIRQLRANTPVRIVLEKLTGLAAFQADKAGQELLEKGNALFEEGRYDDAVRIFEEFSQRYPEVYQARINIASSHFRKGDLESAETEYTQILETIRKAVGGYSADKATSVRALTGLGEIQLAKQNFEEARDFFSQGLALSPEDEAAAYNVGEIFFSNQQIDEAIKYFEMAIRIKPSWSKAYHKLGLVYLNKGDFEKSLEYLRKFIEIDPENPEVPTVRNIIDTISKMKK, encoded by the coding sequence ATGATAACCAGAATCTCGAAACCCGGCGCAAAGAAGCGCCTCGTGCGAGGCGGCCTCGTTGCGGCCATCCTCATCGCCTGCCTTGTCCCGTCCACCGCCCAGGAAAACCTCGGCCGAGGGCGGGTCACGGGACAGGTCGTCGATAATTCGGGAAATCCGATCGAAGACGCTCTCATCGTCGCCCAGAGTCTGCAAAGCACAGCCAAACTCGAGGGGAAATCCGACAGGAAAGGGAATTTCGCCATTGCCGGTTTCGGAACGGGGATGTGGCGGTTCACGGCCACGAAGGAGGGGTATGCTTCAGCCTTTGTGGACCAGGAAATCCGGCAGCTCCGGGCCAATACGCCGGTCCGGATCGTTCTGGAAAAACTCACGGGACTCGCCGCTTTTCAAGCGGACAAAGCCGGGCAGGAACTGCTCGAGAAAGGCAATGCCTTGTTCGAGGAAGGCCGTTACGACGACGCCGTCCGGATCTTCGAGGAATTTTCCCAACGGTATCCCGAAGTTTATCAGGCCCGGATCAACATCGCCTCAAGTCACTTCAGGAAAGGCGACCTGGAGTCGGCCGAGACGGAATACACGCAGATCCTGGAAACGATCCGCAAGGCCGTCGGCGGATACTCCGCGGACAAAGCGACTTCGGTTCGGGCCCTGACGGGATTGGGGGAAATCCAGCTCGCCAAACAGAATTTCGAGGAAGCCCGGGATTTTTTCAGCCAGGGCTTGGCGCTCTCTCCGGAAGATGAGGCGGCCGCCTACAATGTCGGGGAGATCTTTTTCTCGAACCAGCAAATCGACGAGGCCATCAAGTACTTCGAAATGGCCATTCGCATCAAGCCGTCCTGGTCCAAAGCCTATCACAAGCTGGGACTTGTTTATCTCAACAAGGGGGATTTCGAAAAGTCCCTCGAGTACTTAAGAAAGTTCATCGAGATCGATCCCGAAAACCCCGAGGTTCCGACCGTCAGAAACATCATCGACACGATCTCCAAGATGAAAAAATAA
- a CDS encoding aldose epimerase family protein has protein sequence MTKKMLVGFSGLLLLMACGTGGDPSENLAEAKGNKLMDVTKDAFGVLPDGKGIDLYTLTNANGLKAGLITYGATLVFLEVPDKNGALSDIVLGHDNLEGYLSASPYFGSTVGRYGNRIAGGRFVLGGVTYQLATNDGANHLHGGIKGFDKVVWNAETVRESEAVGVRFTYLSPDGEEGYPGSLKCTVTYALTNSNELRINYEAETDRATPINLTHHSYFNLAGAGTRDILGHELGLEADAYLPVDAGLIPTGEIAPVQGTPMDFTSPATIGSRIAEVEGGYDHCYVLRSPGGELALAATVRDPDTGRVMEILTTEPGIQFYSGNFLDGSITGKNGRAYQKHFGFCLETQRFPDSPNKPQFPSTILEPGTIYRSLTVHRFLTR, from the coding sequence ATGACCAAGAAGATGCTTGTGGGCTTTTCCGGACTCCTGCTCCTCATGGCGTGCGGAACCGGCGGCGATCCATCGGAGAATCTTGCGGAAGCGAAAGGAAACAAGCTCATGGATGTGACGAAGGACGCTTTCGGTGTTTTACCGGACGGCAAGGGAATCGATCTCTACACGCTGACGAATGCCAACGGTCTCAAGGCCGGGCTCATCACCTACGGCGCGACGCTCGTTTTTCTCGAGGTCCCGGATAAAAACGGTGCCCTCTCCGATATCGTTCTCGGACACGACAACCTGGAGGGTTACCTGTCAGCGAGCCCCTATTTCGGTTCGACCGTCGGGCGCTACGGAAACCGTATCGCCGGAGGACGCTTCGTCCTCGGCGGCGTGACGTATCAACTGGCGACGAACGACGGGGCCAATCACCTTCACGGCGGCATCAAGGGCTTCGACAAGGTCGTCTGGAACGCCGAAACCGTCCGCGAATCCGAGGCCGTCGGCGTCAGGTTCACTTATCTCAGCCCGGACGGCGAGGAAGGCTATCCCGGGAGCCTGAAATGCACCGTCACTTATGCCTTGACCAACTCCAATGAGCTTCGCATCAACTACGAGGCGGAAACGGACAGGGCGACACCCATCAATCTGACCCACCACAGCTACTTCAACCTCGCCGGGGCGGGAACCCGCGACATCCTGGGCCATGAGCTCGGGCTCGAAGCCGACGCTTATCTTCCCGTCGACGCCGGACTGATTCCGACCGGTGAGATCGCCCCCGTTCAGGGAACGCCCATGGATTTCACCTCTCCCGCAACCATCGGTTCTCGGATCGCCGAGGTCGAAGGCGGATATGATCACTGTTATGTCTTGAGGAGCCCCGGGGGGGAATTGGCCCTCGCCGCGACGGTCCGCGATCCGGACACAGGCCGGGTCATGGAGATTCTGACAACGGAACCGGGCATCCAGTTCTATTCAGGAAATTTCCTCGACGGGTCGATCACCGGGAAAAACGGCCGGGCCTATCAAAAGCACTTCGGTTTCTGTCTTGAAACCCAGCGCTTTCCGGATTCTCCCAACAAGCCGCAATTCCCGTCGACCATCCTCGAACCGGGAACGATCTACCGGAGCCTGACCGTCCACCGTTTTTTAACGCGCTGA